A DNA window from Hordeum vulgare subsp. vulgare chromosome 1H, MorexV3_pseudomolecules_assembly, whole genome shotgun sequence contains the following coding sequences:
- the LOC123432569 gene encoding serine carboxypeptidase-like 51 has translation MDKHSRPLLALLSLLLCLSQLRASSASSVTAGKPDGTELWGFVEVRPKAHLFWWYYKSPQRVSTPSKPWPTVLWLQGGPGASGVGIGNFMEIGPLDVNLKPRNSTWLQKADLIFVDNPVGVGYSYVEDDSLLVTSDWQAATDATTLLKALAKELPTLQQGSPLYLVAESYGGKYAATLGVSVARAVRAGDLKIKLAGVALGDSWISPEDFTLAYAPVLLDVSRLDDNAGDAAKKKAATVKEQIAAGRLAASQGSWSDLLDFIRSKSASVDMYNFLLDAGMDPVAADLPATSSSKTQVTKYSTYLAGSQEEAGANTLSGIMNGVIKEKLKIIPKEHEWYELSDPVYNALVNDFMKPRIDEVDELLSYGVDVTVYNGQLDVICSTKGAEAWVQKLKWDGLKNFLSLPREPLYCGSSTVTKAFVRSYKNLHFYWILGAGHFVPADQPCIALSMIGGITQSPAS, from the exons ATGGACAAGCACAGTCGACCTCTGCTTGCTCTGCTTtccctcctcctctgcctctcccaGCTCCGGGCCAGCTCCGCCAGCTCCGTCACCGCCGGCAAACCGGACGGCACGGAGCTCTGGGGGTTCGTCGAAGTCCGACCAA AGGCTCACCTGTTCTGGTGGTACTACAAGAGCCCCCAGAGGGTGTCGACGCCGTCCAAGCCATGGCCGACCGTCCTCTGGCTACAGGGCGGTCCT GGAGCGTCGGGGGTGGGCATCGGCAACTTCATGGAGATCGGCCCCCTCGACGTCAACCTGAAGCCTCGAAACTCCACGTGGCTGCAGAAGGCCGACCTCATCTTCGTG GACAACCCTGTGGGGGTCGGGTACAGTTACGTCGAGGACGACAGCCTACTGGTGACGAGTGACTGGCAGGCGGCCACGGACGCCACCACGCTCCTCAAGGCGCTGGCCAAGGAGCTGCCCACCCTGCAGCAGGGGAGCCCCCTCTACCTCGTCGCCGAGTCCTACGGCGGAAAGTACGCGGCCACACTCGGCGTCTCGGTCGCAAGGGCCGTCCGTGCCGGCGACCTCAAGATCAAGCTCGCAGGCGTCGCGCTCGGCGATAGCTGGATCTCGCCGGAGGATTTCACG CTCGCCTACGCGCCGGTGCTCCTGGATGTTTCGAGGCTGGACGACAACGCCGGCGACGCCGCCAAGAA GAAGGCGGCGACGGTGAAGGAGCAGATCGCGGCCGGGCGGCTGGCCGCCTCGCAGGGGTCGTGGTCGGATCTTTTGGATTTCATTCGCTCCAAGAGCGCCAGCGTC GACATGTACAATTTCTTGCTCGACGCCGGCATGGACCCGGTGGCGGCGGACCTGCCGGCGACCTCGTCGAGCAAAACGCAGGTGACAAAGTACTCGACGTACCTCGCCGGAAGCCAGGAGGAAGCCGGCGCCAACACCCTCAGCGGCATCATGAACGGGGTCATCAAGGAGAAGCTCAAGATCATCCCCAAGGAACACGA GTGGTACGAGCTGTCAGACCCCGTCTACAACGCGCTGGTCAACGACTTCATGAAGCCAAGGATCGACGAG GTCGACGAGCTGCTGTCTTACGGCGTGGATGTCACGGTTTATAACGGCCAG CTCGATGTGATTTGCTCGACCAAGGGCGCGGAAGCATGGGTGCAGAAGCTCAA ATGGGATGGGCTGAAGAACTTCCTGAGCCTTCCGCGGGAGCCTCTGTACTGCGGATCATCCACGGTCACCAAGGCCTTTGTCAGGTCCTACAAGAACCTGCATTTCTACTGGATCCTTGGCGCTGGCCACTTC GTGCCTGCCGACCAGCCTTGCATTGCGCTGAGCATGATCGGTGGCATAACCCAGTCTCCAGCCAGCTAG